The following coding sequences lie in one Thermomicrobium sp. 4228-Ro genomic window:
- a CDS encoding MFS transporter, producing the protein MSNTRTLDPIPEETAQLHGTLLRHRPFLVLWLIQTLSQTSQNAVNFGLLVLVQGVIERAAAIPANTAIGLAVLSFSVPAVLVSPLSGVVADRFDRRRLLIVTNLLRGLAVIGLLFVEARWDPLVSLAVIYALAFASGTVGQFFGPALWSMVPTVVPNGRLVQANALFNLTFTASQLAGFAVVGPLLVKLVGVRAVLGATVVLFALSGVLSVALPRAAQAGTRRPTGLGNVARGVLREMVEGLRLAGGRRTLRKAIVYLAVATATYLVIAALGPGYVTQVLDLAKEDIAYLVLPAGLGVVVGTLIVDPVTRRLGIERTADGALAIGGLLLVALAGLPDLFGTPQSQLVAAIALAAALGMADGLVRAPAQTLLQQEAPEEARGRVFAVFFTVSNSVAFLPVFGAGALADAFGVTTVLFGLGVLLAGAGIWQVIVRWRNG; encoded by the coding sequence ATGAGTAACACGCGTACCCTCGATCCGATACCGGAGGAGACGGCGCAACTGCACGGCACGCTGCTCCGGCACCGCCCATTCCTCGTCCTCTGGCTCATTCAAACGCTGTCGCAGACCTCGCAGAATGCGGTCAATTTCGGGTTGCTCGTGCTCGTCCAGGGGGTGATCGAGCGGGCCGCGGCGATCCCAGCCAACACGGCGATCGGGCTCGCCGTCCTCAGCTTTTCGGTTCCCGCCGTCCTCGTCAGTCCGCTCTCCGGTGTCGTCGCTGACCGCTTCGACCGCCGCCGCTTGCTGATCGTGACGAATCTGCTGCGCGGTCTCGCGGTCATCGGGCTCTTGTTCGTGGAAGCGCGCTGGGATCCGTTGGTCTCGCTCGCGGTGATCTATGCGCTCGCTTTTGCGTCCGGGACGGTCGGCCAGTTCTTCGGCCCTGCACTCTGGTCGATGGTGCCGACAGTGGTTCCCAATGGGCGACTGGTCCAGGCGAACGCACTGTTCAACCTGACCTTCACGGCCTCGCAACTCGCTGGATTCGCGGTCGTTGGGCCCTTGCTGGTCAAGCTGGTCGGTGTCCGTGCGGTCTTGGGTGCGACAGTGGTGTTGTTCGCGCTCAGTGGAGTCTTGAGTGTCGCGCTGCCGCGTGCGGCGCAAGCCGGAACGCGGCGGCCGACCGGTCTCGGGAACGTCGCTCGGGGCGTGCTCCGAGAGATGGTCGAAGGGCTCCGCCTCGCCGGCGGGCGTCGCACGCTGCGCAAGGCGATCGTCTATCTCGCCGTCGCGACAGCGACCTATCTGGTGATCGCCGCGCTCGGCCCGGGGTACGTGACACAGGTGCTGGATCTCGCGAAGGAGGACATCGCCTATCTGGTGCTTCCGGCTGGACTCGGCGTCGTCGTCGGGACGCTGATCGTGGATCCGGTCACGCGCCGGTTGGGGATCGAGCGGACAGCGGACGGGGCGCTGGCGATCGGTGGCCTCCTGCTCGTCGCGCTCGCTGGTTTGCCCGACCTGTTCGGTACACCGCAGAGCCAGCTCGTCGCGGCGATCGCCCTGGCGGCAGCCCTCGGGATGGCCGACGGGCTCGTCCGGGCGCCCGCTCAGACACTCCTGCAGCAGGAAGCGCCGGAGGAGGCGCGTGGACGGGTCTTCGCGGTCTTCTTCACGGTCTCGAACAGCGTCGCGTTCTTGCCGGTCTTCGGTGCCGGGGCGCTCGCCGATGCGTTCGGCGTGACGACCGTCCTGTTCGGTCTGGGAGTCCTGCTGGCTGGGGCGGGGATCTGGCAGGTCATCGTGCGCTGGCGGAACGGGTGA
- a CDS encoding DUF951 domain-containing protein: MTLDIRVDDVVRLRKPHPCGSTDWVVVRVGADIGLRCLGCGRRVLLPRHEFRRRLKTVVARSEKPPFLIPPRTADE, encoded by the coding sequence ATGACGCTGGATATCCGTGTGGACGATGTGGTGCGCCTGCGGAAGCCGCATCCGTGCGGATCGACCGACTGGGTCGTCGTCCGAGTCGGTGCCGATATCGGGTTACGCTGTCTCGGGTGTGGCCGGCGCGTGCTCTTACCGCGGCACGAGTTCCGCCGACGGTTGAAGACAGTCGTCGCTCGCTCGGAGAAACCGCCTTTCCTGATTCCCCCGAGGACAGCCGATGAGTAA
- a CDS encoding hydantoinase/oxoprolinase family protein yields the protein MVRLGIDVGGTNTDAVLLDGADVLAWAKHPTTADVSSGIVGAVRRVLDQVRIAPGEIGAVMLGTTHFTNAVVQCRNLARIAVLRLGWPATLSIPPLEDWPDDLRDAVAGYLTILPGGHQFDGREISPLDWTALTAAADRIAQEGIHSVAVSAVFSPAVAAHEDAVTRFLHEQLPHLRITRSRDIGRLGLLERENAAALNACLVPLAEETIAAIRSALAALGLEAPLYLSQNDGTLMTAEFAARYPVLTFASGPTNSMRGAAFLSGLHDAIVLDVGGTTTDAGALVHGFPREASFAVSIGGVRTNFRMPDVVSIGLGGGSIVSPDGTRIGPQSVGFRLSEEALVFGGPTLTATDIAVAAGRARLGDPARVARLPRELVQRALATIDQRLSELVDSLKTTAAPVPVVVVGGGSILVPDQLEGASEVIRPPHAAVANAIGAAIAQVSGEIDRIVSLEHQTRERALEAARADACRLAIEAGADPGSVQIVEVEEVPLAYLPSNAVRLRVKAVGDLRED from the coding sequence GTGGTACGTCTGGGAATCGACGTCGGTGGAACGAATACGGACGCGGTGCTCCTGGACGGGGCTGACGTCCTCGCCTGGGCCAAGCACCCGACGACGGCGGACGTGAGCAGCGGGATCGTCGGAGCAGTCCGGCGCGTCCTCGACCAGGTACGGATCGCGCCGGGCGAGATCGGTGCCGTGATGCTCGGCACGACGCACTTCACCAATGCGGTGGTCCAGTGCCGGAACCTCGCCCGTATCGCAGTGTTACGACTCGGCTGGCCCGCGACGCTCTCGATTCCTCCGCTCGAGGACTGGCCAGATGACCTGCGGGACGCTGTCGCCGGCTACCTGACCATTCTTCCCGGCGGTCACCAGTTCGACGGCCGCGAGATCAGCCCGCTCGACTGGACTGCGCTGACTGCAGCAGCCGATCGGATCGCTCAGGAAGGCATCCACTCGGTCGCTGTCAGTGCCGTCTTCTCGCCGGCCGTCGCCGCGCACGAGGATGCGGTCACCCGCTTCCTGCACGAGCAGCTGCCGCACCTCCGGATCACTCGTTCGCGCGACATCGGGCGGCTCGGCTTGCTCGAACGCGAAAACGCCGCCGCCCTGAACGCCTGTCTCGTCCCGCTCGCCGAAGAGACGATCGCAGCGATCCGCTCGGCACTCGCCGCACTCGGCCTGGAAGCGCCGCTCTACCTCAGCCAGAACGACGGCACGCTGATGACTGCCGAGTTCGCTGCTCGGTATCCGGTCCTCACCTTCGCCTCCGGGCCGACCAACTCGATGCGCGGAGCAGCGTTCTTGAGCGGACTGCACGATGCGATCGTCCTGGACGTGGGCGGCACGACGACAGACGCCGGAGCGCTCGTCCACGGGTTTCCCCGCGAGGCCTCGTTCGCCGTGAGCATCGGTGGTGTCCGCACGAACTTCCGCATGCCGGACGTCGTCTCCATCGGTCTCGGTGGCGGCAGCATCGTCAGCCCGGACGGTACGAGGATCGGCCCCCAGAGTGTCGGCTTCCGGCTCAGCGAGGAAGCGCTCGTGTTCGGTGGCCCGACCCTCACGGCGACCGACATCGCGGTCGCTGCCGGCCGCGCACGGCTGGGCGATCCGGCACGCGTCGCGCGCCTGCCGCGCGAGCTCGTCCAGCGCGCCCTGGCCACGATCGACCAGCGACTCAGCGAACTCGTCGATAGCCTGAAGACGACAGCTGCCCCTGTGCCGGTCGTGGTCGTCGGTGGCGGCAGCATTCTCGTTCCCGACCAGCTCGAGGGGGCGAGCGAGGTTATCCGACCGCCCCACGCAGCCGTCGCCAACGCGATCGGAGCAGCCATCGCGCAAGTGAGCGGCGAGATCGACCGGATCGTCTCGCTCGAGCACCAGACCCGCGAGCGTGCACTGGAAGCAGCACGAGCGGACGCCTGCCGGCTCGCGATCGAGGCAGGGGCTGACCCGGGCAGCGTCCAGATCGTCGAGGTCGAGGAGGTGCCGCTCGCGTATCTCCCCTCCAACGCAGTGCGACTCCGCGTTAAAGCAGTCGGTGATCTGCGGGAGGACTGA
- a CDS encoding DUF917 domain-containing protein yields the protein MPWELDETKLEALAIGAGILGTGGGGNPYYGKLHVRRLLREGRRVRIVSPDEVPDEALVVSVGGMGAPTIGIERIHRGDEPLVALRALEQHLGRPATHLVPGEIGGANALRPMAVGALAGLPVVDGDGMGRAFPELQMDTFAIYGVPATPAALADIYQNVVVFPRLRDAVTLERYARAVTVQMGGAAGFAFPAMSGRELRRVVISYTVTLAVQLGEAILAARRQHTDPIEAALDVTGGRVLFRGKIVDVERRLTAGFARGTVRLEGLAEDRGSQLLIDFQNENLIARRDGEVVAVVPDLICLVDLDTAEPVTTEVVRYGLRVAVLGIPAPAMLRTPEALAVVGPAAFGYADVNYRPLPGTYGGDRIAAHRARL from the coding sequence GTGCCCTGGGAACTCGACGAGACGAAACTGGAAGCGCTCGCGATCGGAGCTGGGATTCTCGGCACGGGTGGTGGCGGCAACCCGTATTACGGCAAGCTCCATGTCCGCCGGCTCCTGCGCGAGGGTCGGCGCGTACGGATCGTCTCCCCCGACGAGGTGCCGGACGAAGCGCTCGTCGTCTCGGTCGGCGGGATGGGTGCCCCGACGATCGGCATCGAGCGGATCCATCGCGGCGATGAGCCGCTCGTTGCCCTGCGCGCGCTGGAGCAGCACCTGGGCCGGCCAGCGACGCATCTCGTTCCGGGCGAGATCGGGGGCGCGAATGCGCTTCGCCCGATGGCGGTCGGCGCACTGGCCGGTCTACCGGTCGTCGACGGCGACGGAATGGGCCGCGCCTTTCCGGAACTCCAGATGGATACCTTCGCGATCTACGGTGTGCCAGCTACCCCAGCCGCGCTGGCCGACATCTATCAGAACGTCGTAGTGTTCCCCCGGCTCCGCGATGCTGTCACGCTGGAGCGCTACGCGCGTGCCGTAACCGTCCAGATGGGTGGGGCCGCTGGTTTCGCGTTCCCAGCCATGAGCGGTCGCGAACTCCGCCGCGTCGTCATCTCGTACACAGTCACCCTGGCGGTCCAGCTCGGGGAAGCGATCCTCGCTGCTCGGCGCCAGCACACCGATCCGATCGAGGCAGCGCTGGACGTGACCGGCGGTCGAGTCCTCTTCCGGGGAAAGATCGTCGACGTCGAACGGCGGCTGACCGCTGGCTTCGCGCGCGGCACCGTTCGACTCGAGGGGCTGGCCGAGGACCGCGGAAGCCAACTCCTGATCGACTTTCAGAACGAGAACTTGATCGCGCGACGGGACGGAGAAGTCGTCGCAGTCGTCCCCGATCTCATCTGTCTGGTCGATCTGGACACGGCCGAACCGGTGACGACCGAAGTGGTCCGGTACGGCCTGCGTGTCGCCGTGCTGGGGATTCCGGCTCCGGCTATGCTGCGGACGCCGGAAGCGCTGGCAGTCGTGGGACCAGCCGCCTTCGGTTATGCCGACGTGAACTACCGCCCGCTACCCGGCACCTATGGTGGCGACCGGATCGCCGCTCACCGCGCAAGACTGTGA
- a CDS encoding YggT family protein gives MALVLNILLTFLSIMQLAIIARAILSWFDPGARWPVSQILVQLTEPIIAPIRQVMPRTGFIDFSPLVALLLISLLRMMLMNAVS, from the coding sequence GTGGCACTGGTTCTCAACATCTTGCTGACATTCCTGTCGATCATGCAGCTGGCGATCATCGCCCGCGCGATCCTCTCCTGGTTCGACCCGGGCGCTCGCTGGCCGGTCTCGCAGATTCTCGTGCAGTTGACGGAGCCGATCATCGCGCCGATCCGCCAGGTCATGCCGCGCACCGGATTCATCGACTTCTCGCCGCTGGTCGCACTGCTGCTCATCTCCCTCTTGCGGATGATGCTCATGAACGCGGTGTCGTGA
- a CDS encoding phosphoglycerate dehydrogenase, protein MGKDVLVLTWKYFSAREEIKRFLEERGCRFVEREIRYPVDEDQLCELVRDIDGLVVGLEPVTARVLAHANRLKVISTSGVGYDNIDVAEATRRGIVVANCHGANEHAVAELALGLMLTLARRIHMGDRAMREGRWEPYFGVELWGKTLGVVGLGRTGRAVALLGRGFGMRVLAHDIVWDTTFANAHEISYVPLDKLLRESDFVSLHVPLTPETRYLIDERALSLMKPTAFLINLARGPVVKQSALVEALRRGQIAGAGLDVFEVEPIRDNPFVEFENVVMTPHLGGSTQEARERTLYIALTNVCNVLNGRPPHAQVNPEVRIGQ, encoded by the coding sequence ATGGGCAAGGACGTGCTGGTCCTGACCTGGAAGTACTTCTCGGCCCGCGAGGAGATCAAACGGTTCCTCGAGGAGCGGGGTTGTCGGTTCGTCGAGCGGGAGATTCGGTATCCCGTCGATGAAGACCAGCTCTGCGAGCTCGTTCGGGACATCGACGGGCTCGTCGTCGGGCTGGAACCGGTAACGGCCCGGGTACTGGCCCACGCCAACCGGCTCAAGGTCATCAGCACGAGCGGGGTCGGGTACGACAACATCGACGTCGCCGAGGCGACACGACGCGGCATCGTGGTCGCCAATTGCCACGGTGCCAACGAGCACGCGGTGGCGGAACTCGCACTCGGTCTGATGCTCACGCTCGCACGACGCATCCACATGGGCGACCGGGCCATGCGCGAGGGCCGGTGGGAGCCCTACTTCGGCGTCGAACTCTGGGGCAAGACGCTCGGCGTGGTGGGCCTCGGCCGCACCGGCCGCGCCGTCGCGTTGCTCGGTCGCGGTTTCGGGATGCGCGTGCTCGCCCACGACATCGTCTGGGACACGACCTTCGCCAACGCGCACGAGATCAGCTATGTCCCGCTCGACAAGCTCTTGCGCGAGTCGGACTTCGTTTCGCTGCACGTCCCGCTGACGCCGGAGACGCGGTACCTGATCGACGAGCGCGCGCTCTCGCTCATGAAGCCGACCGCGTTCCTCATCAATCTGGCCCGCGGACCGGTCGTCAAGCAGTCGGCACTGGTCGAAGCGCTGCGTCGCGGGCAAATCGCTGGAGCTGGCCTCGATGTCTTCGAGGTCGAGCCGATCCGCGACAACCCGTTTGTCGAGTTCGAGAACGTCGTCATGACACCGCATCTCGGCGGTTCCACGCAGGAGGCTCGGGAGCGCACGCTCTACATCGCCTTGACCAACGTGTGCAACGTCCTGAACGGTCGACCGCCGCACGCACAAGTCAATCCCGAAGTTCGGATCGGGCAGTGA
- a CDS encoding M42 family metallopeptidase, translating to MLSEEQKAFLLRLLETASPSGFEEAAARVWREEASRFADEVWVDHNGNSFARLRGNAPTVLVEGHIDEIGLMVTHIDEQGFLWFRGIGGWDDQILTGQRVRILTRNGPVFGVVGRKPAHLLSEEEKGRASRIKDLWIDIGARDGNEARGLVRVGDPIVIEQPPLELRNDRLVARGLDNRMGAFVALETLRALARERPPVDVVALAATQEEISFLGARAAAFALEPAVAIVIDVTHATDHPEADKRGGGDVRIGGGPVLDRGSMVHPLVFERLLAAAEAEGIPVTVSAAPIRTGTDADAIAPARAGIPCGLVSVPNRYMHSPNELVSLEDLDAAIRLIARFVRDLGPNPDFRRL from the coding sequence ATGCTCAGCGAGGAACAGAAAGCGTTCCTGCTCCGCTTGCTCGAAACAGCGAGCCCTTCTGGTTTCGAGGAAGCGGCAGCACGCGTCTGGCGCGAGGAGGCGAGCCGTTTCGCCGACGAGGTATGGGTCGACCACAATGGGAACAGCTTCGCCCGGTTGCGCGGGAACGCCCCGACCGTCCTCGTCGAAGGGCACATCGACGAGATCGGCCTCATGGTCACGCATATCGACGAGCAAGGGTTCCTCTGGTTCCGTGGCATCGGCGGCTGGGACGACCAGATCCTGACCGGCCAGCGCGTTCGCATCCTGACGCGCAACGGGCCAGTGTTCGGCGTCGTCGGCCGCAAGCCGGCGCATCTCCTCTCGGAGGAGGAAAAGGGTCGAGCCAGCCGCATCAAGGACCTCTGGATCGATATCGGAGCTCGCGACGGGAACGAGGCGCGTGGCCTCGTCCGTGTCGGCGACCCCATCGTGATCGAGCAGCCACCGCTGGAACTGCGGAACGACCGGCTCGTCGCGCGCGGTCTCGATAACCGGATGGGTGCCTTCGTCGCGCTCGAGACGCTGCGTGCGCTGGCCCGCGAGCGCCCACCGGTCGATGTCGTCGCGCTCGCCGCGACGCAAGAGGAGATCAGCTTCCTCGGTGCTCGCGCCGCAGCGTTCGCGCTCGAGCCGGCCGTCGCTATCGTCATCGACGTGACCCACGCGACCGATCACCCGGAGGCCGACAAGCGCGGTGGCGGTGACGTCCGTATCGGCGGTGGCCCTGTCCTCGACCGGGGATCGATGGTTCATCCGCTCGTCTTCGAGCGACTGCTCGCTGCCGCGGAAGCGGAAGGAATTCCAGTGACAGTCTCCGCTGCACCCATCCGCACCGGGACGGACGCCGATGCGATCGCGCCAGCCCGCGCCGGCATTCCCTGCGGACTCGTCTCGGTACCGAACCGCTACATGCACTCGCCGAACGAGCTGGTGAGTCTGGAGGATCTCGACGCGGCGATCAGGCTGATCGCCCGCTTCGTACGTGACCTCGGGCCGAATCCGGACTTCCGGCGGCTGTAG
- a CDS encoding VOC family protein, whose protein sequence is MKAPPLPTDTWLGPVTLRIADQQSIRSFYQGVLGYDVAGRADGFLAALPRGSLTPHFLFEWDPTAPPRSPRAPGLYHAAILLPNRTELARVLAHLAVQRWPLAGASDHGVSEALYLSDPEGNGLEIYADRPRERWPRSPREPIAMVTEPLDARDLLRELDTSPEPWTSMPPTARIGHVHLQVSSLELAERFYVELLGFEVMQRSYPGALFVAAGGYHHHLGLNVWHSRRAEPAPPGSRGLVRFAIVVPERQAWEAALDRLEQARRPVERGLRGELGDGARTRDYDDIEVELWTPA, encoded by the coding sequence GTGAAGGCTCCCCCGCTCCCAACCGACACCTGGCTCGGGCCGGTGACGTTGCGGATCGCCGATCAGCAGTCGATCCGCTCGTTCTATCAGGGTGTGCTCGGGTACGATGTGGCCGGGCGCGCGGACGGGTTCCTCGCTGCGCTGCCTCGTGGCTCGCTGACCCCGCATTTCCTCTTCGAATGGGACCCCACAGCACCGCCCCGGTCGCCCCGGGCCCCTGGTCTCTACCACGCGGCGATCCTCTTGCCGAATCGCACGGAACTCGCGCGTGTGCTCGCGCATCTCGCGGTGCAGCGCTGGCCGCTCGCTGGTGCTTCCGATCACGGGGTCAGTGAGGCCTTGTACCTCTCCGATCCCGAGGGAAACGGCCTCGAAATCTACGCTGACCGTCCCCGCGAGCGCTGGCCCCGTTCGCCGCGCGAGCCGATCGCGATGGTCACCGAGCCGCTCGACGCGCGGGACCTCCTGCGCGAGCTGGACACGAGTCCGGAACCGTGGACATCCATGCCGCCCACAGCCCGGATCGGGCACGTGCACCTCCAGGTTTCCAGCCTCGAACTCGCCGAGCGGTTCTACGTCGAGCTGCTCGGATTCGAGGTCATGCAGCGGTCGTATCCAGGAGCGTTGTTCGTCGCCGCTGGAGGCTATCACCATCATCTCGGTCTCAATGTCTGGCACAGCCGTCGGGCCGAACCGGCTCCACCCGGCAGCCGCGGTCTCGTCCGTTTCGCCATCGTGGTGCCCGAGCGACAGGCGTGGGAAGCCGCACTCGACCGCCTGGAGCAGGCACGCCGACCGGTCGAGCGCGGCTTGCGCGGTGAGCTCGGCGACGGTGCACGGACGCGCGACTATGACGACATCGAAGTCGAACTCTGGACGCCTGCCTGA
- a CDS encoding class I SAM-dependent methyltransferase: MIRLPTTERVTPDSWALRVTFWQSLAAYRWACTQAHGKRVLDVGCGDGYGAAELASVARWVVGLDSDRSALRHAAQRYRTPNLSWVQATAERLPFRSGSIDVVCCFQVLEHLANPAHFLAEVRRVLAPGGLLLLTTPNREAVLSGLNPHHVREYDAESLRNLLASFFEHVEGLGVFPSARVRTYRETNRQAVERLLRLDRFGLHQRLPPELRARLHALGTLLVRRWINRHTRQLVESIGVADFAIGPGDLSHAIDLVGIARRREPAPNQEFPLDERVLQD, from the coding sequence GTGATCCGACTACCGACGACCGAGCGCGTCACACCGGACAGCTGGGCGCTCCGCGTGACGTTCTGGCAGAGTCTCGCCGCGTACCGCTGGGCTTGCACGCAGGCGCACGGCAAACGCGTCCTCGACGTCGGCTGCGGCGACGGATACGGGGCAGCTGAGCTTGCGAGTGTCGCTCGCTGGGTCGTCGGGTTGGACAGTGACCGGAGTGCCCTGCGCCACGCGGCTCAGCGCTACCGGACACCGAACCTGTCCTGGGTTCAGGCCACAGCCGAGCGGCTGCCGTTTCGGAGCGGGAGCATCGACGTCGTCTGCTGTTTCCAGGTGCTCGAGCACCTCGCCAACCCGGCGCACTTTCTCGCCGAGGTGCGTCGAGTCCTCGCACCCGGGGGCCTCCTGCTCCTGACGACACCGAACCGCGAAGCGGTGTTGAGCGGACTCAACCCGCATCACGTCCGCGAGTACGATGCGGAGAGCCTCCGCAACCTCCTCGCCTCGTTTTTCGAGCATGTCGAAGGACTCGGCGTCTTTCCGAGCGCACGGGTCCGCACCTACCGCGAGACGAACCGGCAGGCAGTCGAGCGACTCCTGCGACTGGATCGCTTCGGGTTGCACCAGCGCTTGCCGCCGGAGCTGCGTGCACGCCTCCATGCGCTCGGTACGCTCCTCGTCCGGCGCTGGATCAACCGGCACACCCGCCAGCTCGTCGAGTCGATCGGCGTCGCCGACTTCGCGATCGGCCCAGGTGACCTGTCACACGCGATCGACCTCGTCGGCATCGCGCGAAGACGAGAACCAGCACCGAACCAAGAATTCCCTCTTGACGAACGGGTACTTCAGGACTGA
- a CDS encoding xanthine dehydrogenase family protein molybdopterin-binding subunit — protein MVLSRMVGARVRRKEDPRLITGSSQYVDDLQLGGMLYAAFVRSTYPHAIIKKIDPSPALAMPGVVAVITHKELGEWLKGSVQLGGGEGEGEAPAQQEGQAGPPQHELLAVDRVRYVGQPIAVVLATERYRAYDAAEAVQVEYEPLPAVADPEEAMKDGAPQLHATLENNIAMHTSHQHGDVDKAFAEADIVIKQRFYQQRLVSVPMEPRAVAAAPDPLTRGVTVWSSAQAPHNNRNTLAQALGLSHGQVRVIAPEVGGGFGAKIGAYPEDIILAAIALHTHRPVKWYETRSEHFIATNQGRGQVAYYELAATKEGRVLGLRLKVIQDLGGYPKVMLLAPLTAMMSVGVYDIPNVSIETYSVCTNKTPIGAYRGAGRPEAAYYIERMMDLLARRIGKDPVEVRRINYIPPDKFPYQTPAGARYDSADYEKTLNKALEISRYSEWRQKQQELRQQGRYIGIGLASYTEICGFGPYESASIRVEPTGAVIAYTGTSPHGQGLETALAQIIADEIGADFDQIVVLHGDTQSVPEGVGTMGSRSLAVGGGAMLIAARRIREKAMRIAAHLLEAAVEDIEFADGTYRVKGAPDRAVTLAQIAQAAYSPGLPADIEPGLVVTDYYAPPGTLFPFGTHVAVVEVFPDTGAVKLLEYYSVDDCGPRINPLLVEGQVHGGLAQGIAQALWEEVRYDETGQLLTGTLMDYAIPKASMLPSFVTDETVTPSPLNPLGAKGIGEAATIGSTPTIANAVMDALAPFGIEHIDIPLTPEKIWRAIQQAKQA, from the coding sequence ATGGTCCTCAGTCGAATGGTCGGGGCTCGTGTCCGTCGCAAGGAAGACCCGCGTCTGATTACCGGTTCGTCACAATACGTCGATGATCTCCAGCTCGGCGGCATGCTCTACGCTGCCTTCGTCCGCAGCACGTATCCGCACGCAATCATCAAGAAGATCGACCCGTCGCCGGCCCTGGCCATGCCGGGTGTCGTCGCCGTCATCACGCACAAGGAACTCGGGGAATGGCTGAAGGGGTCCGTCCAGCTCGGCGGCGGTGAGGGAGAAGGCGAGGCACCAGCCCAGCAGGAAGGTCAAGCTGGCCCGCCGCAGCACGAACTCCTGGCCGTCGACCGCGTCCGGTATGTCGGCCAGCCGATCGCCGTCGTCTTGGCGACCGAGCGCTATCGCGCCTACGACGCCGCCGAGGCTGTCCAGGTCGAGTACGAGCCGCTTCCGGCGGTCGCCGATCCCGAAGAAGCGATGAAAGACGGTGCGCCCCAGCTCCACGCGACGCTCGAGAACAATATCGCGATGCACACGAGCCACCAGCACGGCGATGTGGACAAGGCCTTCGCCGAGGCGGACATCGTTATCAAGCAACGCTTCTACCAGCAGCGGCTCGTTTCGGTGCCGATGGAGCCACGCGCGGTCGCCGCTGCACCCGACCCGCTGACCCGCGGTGTCACCGTCTGGAGCTCCGCGCAAGCGCCGCACAATAACCGGAACACGCTGGCCCAGGCACTCGGCCTCTCGCACGGGCAGGTCCGCGTGATCGCCCCGGAAGTCGGTGGCGGGTTCGGTGCGAAGATCGGTGCCTATCCGGAGGACATCATCCTGGCCGCCATCGCCCTGCATACGCATCGACCCGTCAAGTGGTACGAGACGCGTTCCGAGCACTTCATCGCCACCAACCAGGGTCGCGGCCAGGTCGCCTACTACGAACTCGCCGCGACCAAGGAAGGGCGCGTGCTCGGCCTGCGCCTGAAGGTCATCCAGGACCTCGGCGGCTACCCGAAAGTCATGCTCCTGGCTCCGCTGACGGCGATGATGTCGGTCGGCGTCTACGATATCCCCAACGTCTCGATCGAGACCTACAGCGTCTGCACGAACAAGACACCGATCGGTGCCTACCGCGGCGCAGGACGTCCGGAGGCAGCCTACTACATCGAGCGAATGATGGACCTCTTGGCTCGTCGCATCGGCAAGGATCCTGTGGAAGTTCGGCGTATCAACTACATCCCGCCCGACAAGTTCCCGTACCAGACGCCCGCCGGCGCCCGGTACGACTCGGCGGACTACGAGAAGACACTCAACAAGGCACTGGAGATCTCGCGCTATTCCGAGTGGCGTCAGAAGCAGCAGGAACTCCGCCAGCAGGGGCGCTACATCGGCATCGGTCTGGCGAGCTATACCGAGATCTGCGGCTTCGGACCGTACGAGAGTGCTTCGATCCGCGTCGAGCCGACCGGTGCAGTGATCGCCTACACCGGTACCTCACCGCACGGTCAGGGCCTGGAAACGGCGCTCGCGCAGATCATCGCGGACGAGATCGGCGCTGATTTCGACCAGATCGTCGTCCTGCACGGCGATACCCAGAGCGTGCCGGAAGGCGTCGGCACGATGGGGAGCCGCAGCCTGGCTGTCGGTGGCGGCGCGATGCTCATCGCGGCGCGGCGGATCCGCGAGAAGGCGATGCGCATCGCGGCGCACTTGCTCGAGGCAGCCGTCGAGGACATCGAGTTCGCCGATGGCACGTACCGCGTCAAGGGTGCACCCGACCGCGCCGTGACCCTGGCCCAGATCGCCCAGGCTGCCTACAGCCCGGGTCTTCCGGCCGACATCGAGCCCGGTCTGGTCGTCACCGACTACTACGCCCCGCCTGGGACGCTCTTCCCGTTCGGGACGCACGTGGCGGTCGTCGAGGTCTTCCCCGACACCGGTGCGGTCAAGCTCCTCGAGTACTACTCGGTCGACGACTGCGGCCCCCGCATCAACCCGCTCCTCGTCGAAGGCCAGGTGCACGGCGGCCTCGCCCAGGGGATCGCCCAGGCCCTCTGGGAAGAGGTCCGCTACGACGAGACCGGCCAGCTCCTCACCGGCACCCTCATGGACTACGCGATCCCCAAGGCCAGCATGTTGCCGAGTTTCGTGACCGACGAGACGGTGACACCGAGCCCGCTCAACCCGCTCGGCGCCAAGGGGATCGGCGAGGCAGCCACGATCGGCTCGACCCCGACCATCGCCAATGCCGTTATGGACGCGCTGGCTCCCTTCGGGATCGAGCACATCGACATCCCCTTGACCCCGGAGAAGATCTGGCGCGCCATCCAGCAGGCCAAGCAAGCCTGA